A DNA window from Hordeum vulgare subsp. vulgare chromosome 1H, MorexV3_pseudomolecules_assembly, whole genome shotgun sequence contains the following coding sequences:
- the LOC123421212 gene encoding peroxidase 5-like, with product MGGSSTFMLAPALATALILLLLLSSSPAVVARKDSGLSVGFYRELCPKAEKVVRRVVTKAFKKEPGTPGDIIRLFFHDCFVRGCDASVLLESTPGNKAERDSKPNNPSLDGFEVISDAKEILEKLCPQTVSCADILALSARDGAFLAGGLDYAIPTGRRDGLVSKADDVLPSVPHPDFHHDQLVENFTAKGFTTEELVTLSGAHTIGTSHCSSFTDRLYKYYNDGAYGTDPAIPAAYAARLKKKCPPKTAAHNDTTMVQLDDVTPFVMDNQYYKNLLAGAVAFDSDMALMDDPETAALVELYAREPSDYWIERFAAGMVKISKMDVLTGSEGEIRLNCSKVN from the exons ATGGGCGGTTCGTCGACGTTCATGTTGGCGCCTGCCCTGGCGACGGCGCTGATACTCCTCCTGCTGCTGTCGTCGTCGCCGGCGGTGGTGGCGCGGAAAGATTCCGGGCTGTCCGTCGGGTTCTACAGGGAGCTGTGTCCCAAGGCGGAGAAGGTCGTCCGGCGAGTCGTCACCAAGGCCTTCAAGAAGGAGCCCGGCACCCCCGGCGACATCATCCGTCTCTTTTTCCACGACTGCTTTGTCCGC GGTTGTGACGCATCGGTGCTACTCGAGTCAACACCAGGGAACAAGGCAGAGAGGGACTCGAAGCCAAACAACCCCAGCTTGGATGGTTTCGAGGTCATAAGTGATGCCAAGGAGATCCTCGAGAAACTTTGTCCGCAGACCGTCTCTTGTGCCGACATCCTAGCCCTCTCCGCTCGTGATGGTGCCTTCCTTGCTGGCGGGCTCGATTATGCGATTCCAACGGGTCGGCGTGATGGACTCGTCTCCAAGGCAGACGATGTTCTCCCTAGTGTCCCTCACCCTGACTTCCACCATGATCAGCTTGTAGAAAACTTCACTGCAAAAG GTTTTACGACGGAGGAGCTGGTGACGCTGTCCGGAGCCCACACCATCGGCACCTCACACTGCTCATCGTTCACGGACCGTTTGTACAAGTACTACAACGACGGCGCATACGGCACTGACCCGGCGATCCCCGCGGCGTACGCTGCGCGCCTCAAGAAGAAGTGCCCGCCGAAGACGGCGGCGCACAACGACACCACGATGGTGCAGCTCGACGACGTGACGCCGTTCGTGATGGACAACCAGTACTACAAGAACTTGTTGGCCGGTGCGGTGGCGTTCGACTCGGACATGGCCCTCATGGACGACCCCGAGACGGCGGCCCTCGTGGAGCTCTACGCCCGGGAGCCCTCCGACTACTGGATCGAGCGATTCGCCGCCGGGATGGTGAAGATCAGCAAGATGGACGTGCTCACCGGCAGCGAGGGGGAGATCAGGCTGAACTGCTCCAAGGTGAACTAG